CAACCACATCACATCAACAATTATACAAACTAGATATATAACTTATCAACAAAATGATTCCCCACTAAAGAGTTAAGACCACTGTGTCAGGCAACCATTGTTTAGTAACCTTAAGAAGCAACACTTCCGGTAATCTTTAATAAACTCAAACATTCTCGAAATCAGAGTATAGCAAAGACGAGGTAGAATTTTCTGTACCTGAGAGCTTGCTCGGAAAGACAGACACACCAATGATACTTTAGGAACAACCAAACTCTCTGTGTCAACCTCATTGCTGTTGGGAGCAATAGGCAACTTTAGGCTTTTTCCATTAGAGAAAGTCACTGCTAATACCGGAAATTTGATGGCTGAAGCGGCAGGAATTATAGTCTTATTTGCAGCTGCGATctacaaaaacatcaattgaCAGTTAAGAAACTTCATAAAGCAAATACAAGATCCCTACAGGCTACGGTATCTAAATCATGCATAACTAAGTACAAGCGAACCCAGATGATATAAGCCATAGCTAATGAAAACAATCCACCCTTTAAGATTGGCGTtgcaaagaagacaaaatctGGGATCTGTGATAGTGGATCCTACcaataagagagagagagtggaaGAAGTTGCATGATTATACCTTACCACCATGTTCCTTGAATTCTTTCATATCAGCAAAGTAACCCCGATTCATCTCATCATTACTGCCCTAAATCACATCAAATTCCACTAATCAACTTCTCATTGAGACGATCTATGTCGAAACAGATAGCAAATCAATGCTGAATCTGAATAGGagcaaaacccaaaaagaatTGAATCTAGATAAAGGCAAGCTTACAGTCTAGCACGCTCATCTTCAATTGCTTTCTTATTCCCGAACTGTGCAAAGccacaacaacaacgacaGATCTATAAACAACGTTTCTCCGATAAGCGAAATTGATAATTTCTCAGAATTTCCTACCTTATAAAAATCGAGGAAAGAACGGGTGGTTGATCGAAGAGCTGGCATTTGAGAAGGGAGAGAGTCATGATTCTCGTATCGAGTGAGGGAGAAGAGTCCTTGATGATGCTTGTTGAGAGCAGAGACTGATCTATGCTTCAGGATTCGATTCAACGTCGTCGCCATTTTAGTAGAGCTTAAACCctatttgtttggttatgtcTCTCTGCCGGCGAACCAAACACGCTTGAAATTGAAAACGAGTCTAAAATCCTGAACCAGATTTTTGTGTGGGTAACCAATCAAACCGATTTTTTAAATCCGGTTTAATTATAGCCCCCAACTTTTGGGCTTCCGTTTCTAGGAATTGTTTTGCGTTGGGTTTCAAATGCTCATATTCCAGGCCTGTACTGTGATTTATCAATTTTCtagatatttatttcatctgtatttatttcattcaaaattaattaatttaaattatgtaaaaatattgttatcaaaatttgaatattattttccaaatttataatcataaacatttttctaagaaaaaaaaaggcttattcttaaatatagaaataacAATCTCACTTTGCTTTGCATGTTCTTTTATACATCCGCAAACAACTTATACGTATTGGCATCTATTATAATCTGTCTAACCGCCGCTACCATAGCAATCACCCCTAAACACGAAAAAACCACGGCGATCACAGTGTTGatccaaaaaatgaaactttttttagACGGCTTGAAAGTAAAGTTGAAGAAAACTACAGGAAGAACGAAGTCTAGAGGTATAAAACCGAAAGCGCCTAACAAGGAGTTTACATCTCCAAAAAATGGAAGCATTGCCGCAACGATTGTAGCCATCACGACGAAGAGGGAACGCACAACTAGTCGAGGGATGACATTGCGGATAGAgaattctttctttgttggatCGCTGATCACACTTTCCAAAATATCGTTTATAGGTTGTAGGTATACCTGCATAACTCAAAATTAGtaacaatgtatatatgtgacgaaaataaaataaaataataacaatgtatatatgtgaaagaaaaacgttaaaaaaaaattgtatttacCACAGCAACGGCCGAAAGTTGAAGGACAGTGAAGAGATTGACGAGAAAAATAAACCAAGTAGGGACAAAGTAATGGTTTGTCTCGGCATTTAAGAAATTGGTGAAGATAAGTCCATTGGCTTTTTTACCGAATGCCCAATATCCTGTGATGGCTACTGTGAAAAATGTCATTATTACTACAAGGTAACACATACACAACCCTTTCATCATTTTTCCTTTCACTGGTGCCGATATTGTTGCCTGCGTTGCAAGAAGATAGTATTCATATATCAaatactctatatatataactgaGTCGATCATGTGACTgcccttttgtttttgatgaataaatattaaagtGGTGTTCTAAACaaagaatggaaacaaaatgaaacctGAATTTCAGGTATAATGCCATTGCCGTATGTAGTAGCAATAATAGCCATAGCATTAAAGATTCCAAACACTCTAGTTTCTGGATCACCAACTATAGTATAGTCCTTCTCTGGTGCATTTGGTTCTTTTCCTGATATTTAACAGAAAACTCACCTTTTAAATGTAACAATATAAAAGGTTTAAGAATTAAGAGTAAAGTGGT
This sequence is a window from Arabidopsis thaliana chromosome 1 sequence. Protein-coding genes within it:
- a CDS encoding Transmembrane amino acid transporter family protein (Transmembrane amino acid transporter family protein; EXPRESSED IN: 22 plant structures; EXPRESSED DURING: 10 growth stages; CONTAINS InterPro DOMAIN/s: Amino acid transporter, transmembrane (InterPro:IPR013057); BEST Arabidopsis thaliana protein match is: Transmembrane amino acid transporter family protein (TAIR:AT5G41800.1); Has 2686 Blast hits to 2681 proteins in 218 species: Archae - 0; Bacteria - 0; Metazoa - 558; Fungi - 296; Plants - 1464; Viruses - 0; Other Eukaryotes - 368 (source: NCBI BLink).); translated protein: MGGEERSGDGEKRGEEVVDAGSLFVLKSKGTWWHCGFHLTTSIVAPALLSLPYAFKFLGWAAGISCLVGGAAVTFYSYTLLSLTLEHHASLGNRYLRFRDMAHHILSPKWGRYYVGPIQMAVCYGVVIANALLGGQCLKAMYLVVQPNGEMKLFEFVIIFGCLLLVLAQFPSFHSLRYINSLSLLLCLLYSASAAAASIYIGKEPNAPEKDYTIVGDPETRVFGIFNAMAIIATTYGNGIIPEIQATISAPVKGKMMKGLCMCYLVVIMTFFTVAITGYWAFGKKANGLIFTNFLNAETNHYFVPTWFIFLVNLFTVLQLSAVAVVYLQPINDILESVISDPTKKEFSIRNVIPRLVVRSLFVVMATIVAAMLPFFGDVNSLLGAFGFIPLDFVLPVVFFNFTFKPSKKSFIFWINTVIAVVFSCLGVIAMVAAVRQIIIDANTYKLFADV
- a CDS encoding Transmembrane amino acid transporter family protein, with product MAVCYGVVIANALLGGQCLKAMYLVVQPNGEMKLFEFVIIFGCLLLVLAQFPSFHSLRYINSLSLLLCLLYSASAAAASIYIGKEPNAPEKDYTIVGDPETRVFGIFNAMAIIATTYGNGIIPEIQATISAPVKGKMMKGLCMCYLVVIMTFFTVAITGYWAFGKKANGLIFTNFLNAETNHYFVPTWFIFLVNLFTVLQLSAVAVVYLQPINDILESVISDPTKKEFSIRNVIPRLVVRSLFVVMATIVAAMLPFFGDVNSLLGAFGFIPLDFVLPVVFFNFTFKPSKKSFIFWINTVIAVVFSCLGVIAMVAAVRQIIIDANTYKLFADV
- a CDS encoding Transmembrane amino acid transporter family protein; amino-acid sequence: MAHHILSPKWGRYYVGPIQMAVCYGVVIANALLGGQCLKAMYLVVQPNGEMKLFEFVIIFGCLLLVLAQFPSFHSLRYINSLSLLLCLLYSASAAAASIYIGKEPNAPEKDYTIVGDPETRVFGIFNAMAIIATTYGNGIIPEIQATISAPVKGKMMKGLCMCYLVVIMTFFTVAITGYWAFGKKANGLIFTNFLNAETNHYFVPTWFIFLVNLFTVLQLSAVAVVYLQPINDILESVISDPTKKEFSIRNVIPRLVVRSLFVVMATIVAAMLPFFGDVNSLLGAFGFIPLDFVLPVVFFNFTFKPSKKSFIFWINTVIAVVFSCLGVIAMVAAVRQIIIDANTYKLFADV
- a CDS encoding ATPase complex subunit (FUNCTIONS IN: molecular_function unknown; INVOLVED IN: mitochondrial proton-transporting ATP synthase complex assembly; LOCATED IN: mitochondrial inner membrane; EXPRESSED IN: 18 plant structures; EXPRESSED DURING: 7 growth stages; CONTAINS InterPro DOMAIN/s: ATPase assembly factor ATP10, mitochondria (InterPro:IPR007849); Has 168 Blast hits to 168 proteins in 86 species: Archae - 6; Bacteria - 0; Metazoa - 2; Fungi - 107; Plants - 30; Viruses - 0; Other Eukaryotes - 23 (source: NCBI BLink).) — encoded protein: MATTLNRILKHRSVSALNKHHQGLFSLTRYENHDSLPSQMPALRSTTRSFLDFYKFGNKKAIEDERARLNDEMNRGYFADMKEFKEHGGKIAAANKTIIPAASAIKFPVLAVTFSNGKSLKLPIAPNSNEVDTESLVVPKVSLVCLSFRASSQEMISSWSKPFLESFGNRKDLQLFEVSFIDKWLLGLAPIRKLLLRVLQKPNNNENSVLQRQVGYAFGDHYYFRKEIKVLNLLTGYILLLDKSGRIRWQGFGTATPEEVSQLLSCTSLLLEDQ